In Lodderomyces elongisporus chromosome 1, complete sequence, a genomic segment contains:
- the SRP54 gene encoding Signal recognition particle (BUSCO:EOG09261V9P), whose translation MVLADLGERLRGALSSVESGSEDEIQAMIKDICTALLESDINVKLVAKLRGNIREKIESEGVLKEQSSQNKRKKLQKIIFDELCALVDSHTEPPKPKKLSSTTKTINGKKVRVSKESSHVIMFVGLQGAGKTTSCTKLAVYYKKRGFKVGLVCADTFRAGAFDQLKQNAIKANIPYYGSYLEPDPVKIAYEGVQKFKHEKFDIIIVDTSGRHRQEEQLFTEMVQIGEAVQPTQTIMVMDGSIGQAAESQARAFKESADFGSIILTKMDGHAKGGGAISAVAATKTPIVFIGTGEHVGDLEIFKPTTFVSKLLGIGDIQSLIEHVQSLQLHQDEGHKKTIENIKEGKFTLKDFQTQMNNFMKMGPLTNIASMIPGMSNIMSQVGEEETSKKIRNMIFIMDSMTTKELESDGRIFIKEPSRIVRVAKGSGCSAVEVEMILQQHRMMSTMAKSAMAAQGMQGGGLGGGGAAPGGSQMQRMMQQAQSNPNFLQQAMSMLGGGAGGAGGPGGLAGMMNNPAMMQQAQQMMKDPAMMQRAQRMMQDPSMMQKMMQQFGGMGGM comes from the coding sequence atgGTGTTAGCGGATTTGGGCGAGCGTCTTCGTGGCGCCCTTTCGTCTGTTGAGAGCGGATCTGAGGACGAGATCCAGGCTATGATCAAGGACATTTGCACAGCATTATTGGAATCTGATATAAATGTAAAACTAGTGGCGAAATTGAGAGGTAACATAAGAGAAAAGATTGAACTGGAGGGAGTGCTTAAGGAGCAATCATCACAgaacaagagaaagaaattgcaaaagattATTTTTGATGAACTATGTGCATTAGTAGATTCACATACCGAGCCACCTAAGCCCAAAAAGCTTTCATCGACAACCAAGACTATTAATGGGAAAAAAGTTCGTGTTAGTAAAGAGTCTAGTCACGTTATTATGTTTGTTGGTCTTCAAGGTGCCGGTAAGACAACTTCGTGTACGAAATTGGCAGTTTATTATAAAAAACGTGGCTTCAAAGTGGGGTTGGTTTGTGCAGATACATTTAGAGCAGGTGCTTTTGAtcaattgaaacaaaatgcCATAAAGGCAAACATACCATATTATGGATCATATTTGGAGCCAGATCCGGTCAAGATTGCATATGAAGGTGTACAAAAGTTCAAGCACGAAAAATTTGATATCATTATTGTTGATACATCGGGAAGGCATCGACAAGAAGAACAGTTATTCACAGAGATGGTTCAGATTGGTGAAGCCGTGCAGCccacacaaacaataatGGTTATGGATGGATCCATTGGTCAAGCTGCCGAGTCGCAAGCCAGAGCATTCAAGGAGAGTGCAGATTTCGGGTCAATCATATTGACAAAGATGGATGGTCACGCCAAAGGAGGTGGTGCCATTTCTGCAGTTGCAGCCACGAAGACACCcattgtttttattggTACTGGTGAACACGTTGGGGATCTTGAGATATTCAAGCCCACTACATTTGTCTCTAAGCTTTTGGGAATAGGGGATATTCAATCTTTAATTGAACATGTCCAATCGTTGCAGTTGCACCAGGACGAGGGTCACAAGAAAACTATCGAGAATATCAAAGAAGGTAAATTTACGTTGAAAGATTTCCAAACTCAAATGAATAATTTTATGAAAATGGGACCGCTTACGAATATTGCCTCGATGATTCCTGGAATGTCAAATATCATGTCCCAAGTTGGAGAAGAGGAGACATCCAAAAAGATCAGAAACATGATCTTTATTATGGACTCTATGACGACTAAGGAGTTGGAAAGTGATGGCCGAATCTTTATCAAAGAGCCCAGCAGAATAGTGCGGGTAGCAAAAGGGTCTGGTTGCAGTGCCGTTGAAGTAGAAATGATATTGCAGCAGCATCGAATGATGTCGACTATGGCAAAATCAGCGATGGCGGCGCAAGGAATGCAAGGTGGAGGTCTtggaggtggtggtgctgctCCAGGTGGATCCCAAATGCAGAGGATGATGCAACAGGCACAATCGAACCCCAATTTCTTGCAACAAGCAATGAGCATGTTGGGAGGGGGCGCTGGCGGTGCTGGGGGACCTGGTGGTTTGGCTGGTATGATGAATAATCCGGCAATGATGCAACAAGCGCAACAAATGATGAAAGATCCAGCCATGATGCAGCGTGCACAGAGAATGATGCAGGACCCATCTATGATGCAAAAGATGATGCAACAATTTGGTGGAATGGGTGGCATGTAA
- the ctf18 gene encoding Chromosome transmission fidelity protein 18 (BUSCO:EOG09260N2T) yields the protein MSELGTIDFGNSLFGQSILGLRDSDPSKKNGTENVSLQGEDTMKGASASASANANASAIGSGSGNEDANVDFPQIVRNDLETETKYVKLFNGEIVNLRKTSLKKNVLELDSEFSLLDMESLRSKAELRVRIKENNKKLGNGYLRPTPEPTPDKNKISNLKPNNDSSKIWTEKYCPRSFLQLCSAGNDKQYRVIMKWLSSWSSYANNESRNHGRDDMDSMKRPHRKILLIHGPPGVGKTISAHILARQMGFNVQELNAANSMDTLPQASSSSSSTVGNAHANAATALKLKILNSLTSNSVSDSTKPSCLLIDELDSLANVNEVTRVLADLVHSDERATWSKRSYNNDASGRNGDKRSRKRKDKILNRPIICIANDIYARQSGRVGPNPLEKIRAISEVVAFKRPSLAQKATGVKVSGNAMKSVKDFLMSVNEKENLGLDYREIGDICESCEGDFRACLNQMQFNGRRLNLDELSRSKRNINNGYSSSNSNINSNSHSHSHSHSHNHSHSKTTSTATLQDKSISWFAMVDDIFKRDPQLKKEENFNKLLIKYMDGPGKAVTSSSDSFEKIINGVFNQYLDIVHFQDNSLRRPTQLSDWLHYYDKFNQANMDTSQYFPLVALKSWSLFSDIKSQKNAVDNNPLVPNMRNLAFESYETLKENKQAARSAMQNIPIPLKLAVGAHNLETSATLFLPFLSKILTPNLSSKIKTQLSSYELAVVDKVARLSIGIDIKLEFERHIESGQSNLKFSPDWDTLSQFKNDIFRTTQIWDTKICQAKRHNLFPLMTERIAEIKSAKVKRSRKVLEEEAEFEGTLKKSRKNSDQMQQHQSNDSSAQTKNNYFFKERYDSVKAGLLDTGLENKHPVETLSNTRIWVNYNEGFSNAVRKEITWSDFWHP from the coding sequence ATGTCGGAGCTAGGAACAATTGATTTTGGTAATTCACTATTTGGACAATCTATACTAGGTCTACGTGATTCTGATCCATCTAAGAAAAATGGTACTGAAAACGTTAGTTTACAAGGAGAAGATACTATGAAAGGTGCAAGTGCAAGTGCAagtgcaaatgcaaatgcaagcGCAATTGGAAGTGGAAGTGGAAATGAAGATGCTAATGTAGATTTTCCTCAAATAGTACGAAATGACCTAGAGACTGAAACCAAATATGTCAAGCTATTTAATGGGGAAATCGTCAATCTACGTAAAACATCgttgaagaaaaatgttTTAGAACTTGACTCGGAATTTTCATTATTAGACATGGAGTCTCTTCGATCGAAGGCTGAATTAAGAGTAcgaataaaagaaaacaataaaaagcTTGGAAATGGCTATCTAAGACCGACACCGGAACCGACACCGGATAAGAACAAAATTTCCAATCTCAAACCAAATAATGATTCATCAAAGATCTGGACTGAGAAATACTGCCCACGTAGCTTTCTCCAGCTTTGCTCGGCAGGAAATGACAAACAATATCGAGTTATTATGAAATGGTTGAGCTCTTGGTCTTCATATGCTAACAATGAGTCTCGAAATCATGGTCGCGATGACATGGATTCGATGAAGCGCCCACACCGAAAGATTTTACTCATTCATGGCCCACCTGGTGTGGGCAAGACGATCTCTGCTCATATTTTGGCAAGACAAATGGGGTTTAATGTGCAGGAACTCAATGCTGCAAATAGTATGGATACTTTACCACAAGCTTCGTCTTCATCTCTGTCAACAGTTGGGAATGCTCATGCAAATGCAGCAACTGCattaaagttgaaaattCTTAACTCGTTGACATCGAACTCAGTGTCAGACAGCACAAAACCTTCATGTTTGTTGATTGATGAATTAGACTCTTTAGCAAATGTTAATGAAGTAACTAGAGTTCTCGCTGATCTTGTTCATTCGGATGAAAGAGCAACCTGGAGTAAGAGATCATATAATAACGATGCAAGTGGGAGGAATGGAGACAAGAGAtctagaaaaagaaaagacaagaTCCTTAATCGACCAATCATTTGTATTGCAAATGATATATATGCACGACAATCGGGAAGAGTTGGACCCAATCCCTTGGAAAAAATACGTGCGATTTCTGAAGTAGTGGCATTTAAAAGACCTTCTTTAGCACAAAAGGCCACAGGTGTTAAAGTGAGCGGAAATGCAATGAAATCTGTCAAGGACTTTTTGATGTCtgtaaatgaaaaagagaacCTTGGGTTGGATTACCGTGAAATTGGAGACATTTGTGAAAGCTGTGAAGGCGATTTTCGTGCATGCCTTAATCAAATGCAATTCAACGGTCGTAGGTTAAATCTAGATGAATTATCTAGGAGCAAAcgcaacatcaacaacggttacagtagtagtaatagtaatattAACAGTAATAGTCACAGTCACAGTCACAGTCACAGTCACAACCACAGCCATAGCAAAACTACATCTACTGCCACTTTGCAAGATAAGAGCATTTCGTGGTTTGCCATGGTTGATGACATTTTCAAGCGGGATCCAcaattaaagaaagaagagaattTCAACAAGCTTTTGATCAAGTACATGGATGGGCCAGGAAAGGCAGTCACAAGCAGCTCAGACTCGTTTGAGAAGATTATCAATGGTGTTTTTAACCAGTACTTGGATATAGTTCATTTTCAAGACAACTCATTAAGAAGGCCAACCCAGTTGAGCGATTGGCTACATTATTATGACAAATTTAATCAGGCAAACATGGATACTTCGCAATATTTTCCTTTGGTGGCATTGAAATCTTGGTCTCTTTTCAGTGATATAAAGTCACAAAAGAACGCAGTTGACAATAATCCACTCGTACCAAATATGAGGAATTTAGCATTTGAATCATACGAAacattgaaagaaaataaacagGCAGCGCGGTCAGCAATGCAAAACATACCTATTCCGTTGAAGCTTGCAGTTGGTGCACACAATTTGGAGACACTGGCAACTTTGTTCTTACCATTTTTGTCTAAAATTTTGACCCCTAATCTATCGTCTAAGATCAAGACTCAACTATCAAGTTATGAACTTGCGGTAGTTGATAAAGTGGCACGCCTTTCTATCGGCATTGACATAAAACTTGAGTTTGAAAGACACATAGAGTCAGGACAatcaaatttaaaattttcaCCTGACTGGGACACATTATCTCAATTCAAGAATGACATTTTCAGAACCACCCAAATATGGGATACAAAGATTTGTCAGGCTAAAAGACACAATTTGTTTCCACTTATGACTGAGAGAATTGCCGAAATCAAATCAGCTAAAGTTAAGAGGTCGCGGAAGGTTCTTGAAGAAGAGGCAGAATTTGAAGGaactttgaagaaaagtAGAAAGAATAGTGACCAGAtgcagcaacatcaactgAATGATTCAAGCGCACAGACTAAGAACAATTACTTTTTTAAGGAGAGGTACGATTCTGTAAAGGCAGGTCTACTTGACACAGGTTTGGAAAACAAGCACCCAGTCGAGACCCTATCCAATACGAGAATCTGGGTGAATTACAACGAGGGTTTTTCTAATGCCGTACGGAAGGAGATCACATGGTCTGATTTTTGGCACCCATAA
- the COX23 gene encoding Mitochondrial copper homeostasis protein, with protein MTPYEGENTKHDKVDNVTPSASSTPNGDALKLDTDKVEKDVSKVNFTEGGVESFKFYPDNPENHRHKYRWAMKEPSKFYDPCEESRMASMDCLYRNQQDKYACQEFFDAYRECRKDFFRKRKQDRIQGKGGWGW; from the coding sequence atGACTCCATATGAGGGGGAGAATACCAAACACGACAAGGTGGATAATGTCACGCCGAGCGCTTCAAGTACCCCTAATGGAGATGCTTTGAAGTTGGACACCGACAAGGTAGAGAAAGATGTATCGAAAGTGAATTTTACAGAAGGCGGAGTGGAGAGTTTTAAATTTTACCCAGATAACCCTGAGAATCATCGCCACAAGTATAGGTGGGCTATGAAGGAACCTTCCAAATTTTATGACCCATGTGAGGAGAGCCGCATGGCATCAATGGATTGCTTATACCGGAACCAACAAGATAAGTATGCATGTCAAGAGTTTTTTGATGCCTATCGAGAATGCCGTAAAGATTTTtttagaaagagaaaacagGATCGAATACAAGGCAAAGGAGGATGGGGCTGGTAA
- the ERG27 gene encoding 3-keto-steroid reductase (BUSCO:EOG09262SR7): MSLTRESTVILITGTSSNLGYNIAVRMLEQLPDKSNITLIVTSRTLPKAIESIKDIKKFIVENVPQKLSYVEFDYILVDFADMVSILSSYYELNKRYKHIDYLFINAAQGVYSGIDWGAAVVEVLKNPMQAVTDPTYKLQRTGVESNDKLGLVFQANVFGPYYFIHKIEHLLENGGKIVWIGSIMSHPKYLSFNDLQLLRSHESYEGSKRLVDLMHFATYEKLKREKQIEQYLVHPGIFTSFSFFQYLNFFTYYGMMFLFYMARWLGSPYHNISGYIAANAPVAAALGKTKQSAKVGSACDRAGKEYLIYEEVDTTGKDDVGKYLEDLSLEWDEKLKNQISNSRQA; this comes from the coding sequence ATGTCCTTAACTAGAGAATCAACTGTCATCCTAATAACGGGAACCTCCTCAAACCTTGGTTACAACATCGCAGTGCGTATGTTGGAGCAATTGCCTGATAAGTCCAATATTACTTTAATCGTCACTTCCCGTACTTTACCGAAAGCCATTGAACTGATCAAGGATATCAAGAAGTTCATCGTTGAGAATGTACCACAAAAGCTTTCTTACGTCGAGTTTGACTACATCTTGGTGGATTTTGCAGATATGGTATCGATCCTTTCATCGTATTATGAATTGAACAAGAGGTATAAGCACATtgattatttatttatcaaTGCCGCACAAGGTGTTTATTCTGGAATTGATTGGGGTGCTGCTGTTGTAGAAGTGCTAAAGAACCCCATGCAGGCCGTGACGGATCCAACATATAAGCTTCAAAGAACAGGCGTTGAATCTAACGATAAGTTGGGGCTAGTATTTCAAGCAAATGTTTTTGGTCCTTATTACTTTATACACAAAATTGAACATTTATTAGAAAACGGAGGCAAAATTGTTTGGATTGGATCTATAATGTCCCACCCCAAATATTTGTCCTTCAACGATTTACAGTTGTTAAGATCTCACGAATCATACGAAGGATCCAAGAGGTTAGTAGATCTTATGCACTTTGCTACGTATGAAAAgttaaaaagagaaaaacaaattgagcAATACTTGGTTCACCCTGGTATATTCAcaagtttttcatttttccaATATCTAAACTTTTTCACGTATTATGGAATGATGTTCCTATTCTACATGGCAAGATGGTTGGGCTCGCCATACCACAATATTTCAGGTTACATTGCGGCAAATGCTCCTGTAGCAGCTGCCCTAGGAAAGACCAAACAAAGTGCCAAAGTCGGATCTGCTTGCGATAGAGCTGGTAAAGAATATCTCATTTACGAAGAAGTGGATACAACAGGAAAGGATGACGTGGGTAAATATTTGGAAGACTTGAGCCTTGAATGGGATGAAAAGCttaaaaatcaaatttcCAACTCGCGACAAGCATAG